Within the Clostridium scatologenes genome, the region TGTTACCCTCACTTTATTCCTAATTTATATTCATCTATCATTTTCTTAGTATGCATAAAAATTATACCATAACACCTCTATATTTTCATTATTTCACAGAAAATATAAGAATTTTTAGCACCACATGTCTTTAATACACAAGGCTTCCTTCTATATTTGTATTACGAATTAATTATCTTTACTATGATATTCAATATATTCTATTTTAAAGTATCTGGGCGATAAATACCTGCACACCTTGTCTTATCTCCACCTCCATCAAACTCTTTTTCTTTATCTGACTCCTTAATTATTTGTAACATGTAAAGACCAATGTTATCAGGTTTTTTTGTGTCAACTAATTTATCAATAAAAAACACTATATATGTGCCTTTATCCGTTGTAACTGTGTAGGAAACCTTAATTTCTTTTGTCTTTTTTCCATGTTCATTCTCTTCTGATACTTCATGTGCAACATCCTTTGACTTAATATTTCCTTTATAAAACTTCATTATATAATCAATTCCACCATCAATATCCTTGGCTTCTTTCAATGCATTAGGAGAGAATATTTTTTTCAATCCTTCTTTATCTTCATTTTTTAAAGCTTCCATAATCTTATTGAAATGTGTATCTGCAATTTTATTATCATTACTGGCATTTAACTCATTCTCTCTGGCATGCATCATAGATTTGGCAGAATTACATGATACTAGAACTAAAGAAAGTACCATTATGGTTATAAATAATATTATTTTTTTTATATTCATGATTTTCTCCTTTTTGATTAAATTTTTTTACTAGAATTCTCTTTCTTCAGTGAAGTAATTTCAAATTTAAGATTTGATACCACTACATCACACAATCTTAAACACCCCCTTACCATTTCAACTTAGCAATATGGTGTTCGGTATCAAATGTCCATGATGACCAACCATTATATTTTTTGTAAAAAGCATTCCATAAATCTAGATGCTTCGAAAAATCTATACTTCCATGAACAGTAAGATTTGATGCTTCCTCATTCTGATATTTAGGATTAAATCCAGTACACCACCAATTATCGTTTTTGGGCTTCCAATCATAAACTCTGTTTCCTTTCTTATCTTCTAAAGATATGGTCATTGGCATTTTATCTTGAGTATCACATAGCCACTGAGGACCTCCATCATAATATATTCCTATCTCTGCTCCTGCCCCCAGATTTAAGTAATCCCCTTTCCATAACCAAATTATATATGTTTGATTTCCAGTTGAAAAATCAAATTTCTTTTTCTTCATACTACAAGCTAAATCAAATATATCGTCATAAATGTCATTGTAACCACCATATTGTTGTAGTGCATCCTGTTTGGCATGATAAACTCCATTTTCATCCCTATCAAATCCTCCTATATCAAAAAGCATATGTAATTCTCCCTCTTGTGTTTCTTTAGTAAACCATTGATATATAGGAGTACTTTTAATATATTTCATTATTTCATCATTCCATTCAAGATGTTCACCATTAATTTCTTTTAATCTATTGTAATCATCTCCCAAAACAATTTTTGCATATTCTAGTATTTCCTTTTCCTCTGTTGTTAGGTCTGCTGGATTCTTTAACATTAACTGCATTACTTTATTTTTATCTACTTGTCCATTTTCTGAAATAATGGACATACCTCTAATTTGAGATATTCCTTCAGTTATTCCTGATATCTTTGAAAATACTGAGCATATATTTTCTTCCATATCTCGTACACCATTACAATATGCATTAAATGAATTATCAAACTCTGTCAAGCTCATTGTTTGATTCTTTAGTGAATTTTGTGCACTTTCAACATCTCCTCCTATAGGAAATGTTGTAAATCTTAAGCTATTTGCTAAATTTAATATTTCTACAAATTTAAAATTCATTTGTCTATAATAATTATCTGTACATTCACTAACATTGTTATTTATTAGGAATTGCCCTCCGTATTGAAGTGAAATAACTCCTGTATCATCATTGGTAAGCGCTGCTCCTCCAGCACTTCTTTTAATGCAATTTTCAAAGTCCTCACATCTTTTTTTTAATTGAATTGCTCTTGGCTTTTCTTCATTTTCTAAAGCATTTTTCGTATATTTCATTTTTTCTATTAAATTTGTGTAAAATTCCTGCTTTTTAATATGATTTTCAATAAATTTATCTTTTGCCTCACCTGACCATCCTAAGTCGGTAAGTTCTTTAATTGCTTTATTTATGTTTTCTTTTTGTTCTTCTAAATCCCTTATTACCTTTTCATATTGACTTATTGTATTTGTTAACTCACCTATATCTAAACTAAAATCCATTTGTTCACCCTCATATATTTGTAGTTTTTCATTAATATTCATATGACACCTCATTTTAATATTTATGTATATATATGTCAACATTTTTTATTTTAATGGTAAGAAAATTTAGAAATTACAATAAGCACACTTTATAATCGTAGTACAACGAAAAAACACTGTAGAATTCAACTTTGAATAATACAATGTTTACATAGCATCAAGAATCTAGTTTAAGCACTTTTACAATAAATAATTATTATAATTTTCAATTAAGTAGTCCCTAAAACACCTTGATGATTGTGATAGATATTTACTTTTAAGCCAAGACAGTCCAATTGATATATGGGTATCTGGCTCCTCAATTTTTAACATTGAAAGATTTCTTGTGCCCAAATGAGGACGTTTTATCAAATATAAAGGCAAAAGAGCGATACCTCTTTCAAGTTCTAACATTTCTTCCATAAGGATGTCATCAACCTCAAAAGCTATTTTGGGAGAAAAACCTGCTGATTGACATATAGAATCCGTTATGGCTCTAAAACTATAATTATGGACTAATGTAATAAAAGGATCTTCTGCAACTTCATTAAGTCGAATAGATTGTCTTCCTGAAAATCTATGACTATTAGGCACTACTAATACTACTTCATCTTCTTTTAGTATTTTACATTCAATGTTTGCCCCTTCTATAGCTGGAACTGTTAAGCAAAAATCTATTTCTCCTGATTGAAGTTGCCTTTCAGCAGTTTTATATATTTCACATCTTTGGTTGATAACTACATTGCTATGCAGCATAAGGTATCTTTTTAAAACCCCTGACAGCAACCGAGGATTTGTTGTTACAAGAGAAATATGGTTAGATTGTTTGCCTGTAATATCCATAATTTCATTTTTCGCACTTTCTAGTTCACAAAAAACTCTGTTAACTCTATCTAAAAATGCTAAACCCACTTTGTTAAGCTCAACATTTCTACCTTTTCTATCAAATAACTTAACATTTAGTTCGTCTTCCAGATGTGAAATAGTCATGCTCAGAGATGGCTGACTTATATTTAGTTTCTCAGCTGCTTGAGAAAAGTTCTGAATTTTAGCTGCTACTTGAAAATATTTTAATTGAAGTAATTCCATAAGACTACCTCCATTAATCATACTGGAAAATTAAAGATTCTGTCTGGATTTTCTAGTAGTTGTTTTACTTCATTTAAAAACTTTCCTACATATGCGCCATCAATGGCCCTATGATCAAAAGATATGGTTATGGGAAGATTCATTATTTCAATCCATTGATTTGATTTTCTACGTACAATTGGTGTAATACTACCTATGCATAATCCAGAGATCATTGGCTGAGCCAGTGCTAATGAACCACTATCAATATTAAGGGAACCAAAATTTGATATCACAAAATTACCATAATGTTGTCTCAAAAATTCAATTGGACTATCAGCAGATGAGTGAGATTGATCCATACTCATCTGCTGAAGGAAACTCATAAATTTACCATGACCATTACGAATATCCTTCAGTTCATCTCTAAAGTCTATTGATATATCCATTATAGACTTTAATTCTGGACTATGAATTACTATATACTCAACATGATTTTCAGTATCAACGGGAATGTTTAATACAATTTCAGGGTTTTCAATAATGTTTTTACCATCAAAGAAGCTATATAATATTGGGTATCTTACCAGTGTATCTGCAACTGCTTTAGTTATAATATGTGTAATTGTAATGCGTGAAATATGACCATTAATTTTGTTAACTCTGCTTTTTAATTCTGTCAACTGAGTTGTATTGATGTTAACTGTCATTGCAACAGTTGGAACCATACTTTCACTTTTAAATTTATGCATTTGAAAGTGCCGAAACATAATATCTCTTTGAGTCATTTCTGATTGCATCCTGATACCTCCTAGTTTTTGTTCTCTGTACTTAAAATTATATACTCACAATAATAAATAACAATACATAATTTTCAATATATATATAAATTCAAACTTATATATGCTATCCATTTCTTTATCTTTGAATTACAAACTAAAAATGCCATAAAGCTCATTTCTGAATATTATGGCATTAACTTTAAATTTTTAATAGTTGTGATGACTTATTTTATATTTAACTGTTTTACTGGTCTTGCTTCAATATATCCTCTGTATCCCACAGGTGCTAATTGAAATCTTGGTCCATCTTCATCTGCCCATCTAAAGCCATAAAGCTCAGGATTGTAATTTTTCATAATGTCCCATAGTTCCTTTATCTCTTCATCAAACTTTTCATCATCATAAGGCTGTCCTTGAAAAACCATCATCTTACAAGGTTGGAGATCAATTAAATCAAAACCTTCTGGGACTTCTCCTGCATAATTGGATGGAACTTCTACTCCTTGAGTATATACTGACGTACCTGATTTGAGTAAGTTTTCGGGCATCCACATTCCAATAGGTTCATATATGGCTTCTTTGATACTAGAAAGCACTCCCCATACATCACACCCTACTTCCTCACAATATTCAAAATAATGTGTAGCTTTAATTCCACGTTTTAAAATTAACTTTCTTGCAGGACGGTCAACCACTTGCACAAAAACTGTTTTTACATTAGAACTTTTAGACATGTTATCCTCTCCTTTTTGTAGCATAAGGTAATAATCACGGATATGACTGGGCATAAAAAGTTTCAGCGGAGGAGTATTTTTGCAGTAGTATCGAGGAGTCATAGCAAACTGCTTGGAAAATGCTCTTGTAAAACCTTCGTGCGATCCAAATACAAAATCAAGTGCAACATCAATTATTTTAACATTCTCATCTCTCAATTTAACAGCCGCCCTAGATAAACGAAGTGCTCGAATGTATTCAAATGGTGTTTTACCTGTTAATTCCTTGAAAATCCTTGTAGAATGCCATGGTGAATATCCTGCTGCATTTGCAAGCATACAAAGAGTTATTGATTCAGTTATATGATTCTCAATATAAATTTGCATACGATATACCGCATTTATCTTTTCCCAATTTTCCATGTTCTCACCTCTTGAATAAAGCATAACATATTCTTATGGATTTTTACTTGACCTATTTTGCTAAAAGTAATTTTTAAATTCTTGCGGATTAATATATACTTCACCCATCTTATGCTCTCCTATTAAATTTCTATCAAAACTTACTATATAAATTACCAATTTACACTACTTAACCTCAAATTAGGATTTATGGTTCTAATTTCTTAAAGAAGAAGCGTAATGACATTACCGTTTTAGATATTTTATTGGATTATATTTGTCAGCATATTCTTCTTTTGATTTTTGTGTATATTTCAAAATAAAATCAGATTTAGCATCTGTATAACCATCCCTATCATGCTCATATCTTTCTATCAGCCCCAACTTTAGTTTTTCATATTCCTTAGCAACTTCTTTATGTTCTATAAGGTAGTCTCTAAAATATAATTCATTCCAATTACCATAGTAGCGAACATGTAAATGATATACTTTTTCTGCAAATCCTTGTTTTGTATATCCTTTATTAAATGACATTTTCATGAAAGGCTTATTTCCAGATGACATTAATAACCAACCATTATGTAGTAGAATATTTTTTAATTGTTCAATATCGGTTTCGGTATTTATTTCTAATAAAATATCTACTGTTGGCTTAGCAATCAAGCCTTTAACCGCTGTACTTCCTATGTGATTAATACGCAGAATATTTTTCTTATCAATACAATTTAAAAGTCGTTGTTTTTCAATTCCATACCAATCTTTATAATCTGTATTATGCTCTTTTAAGATGATAGGAAACAACTCCCATAGTTCTTCAAGCGTCATTTCTGACAATTCTTTTTCCATCTATAATTACCTCCACTCAAGAAAATATAAAGAATGTTTCATTCACAATAATTTACTATTATGGTTGCAAAATAAATTTTAATATCATTTGTTGATGTTACACCATACTCAGCCTTAAATTGGAATTTATAATACTAGAATCTAAATTTAAAACTTATCAGCTTACTTTATATTCATTATTTTCAAGAACTTTTATTGCCTTTTCGAAATTTTCTTCTTTAGTAAATATATAATCTGTATTATAAGTTGATACTGTAAATATTCCAATCTTATTTTTCGCTAATAATGTAGCTATTTTTGATAAAATCCCAATAAGAGAAAAATCCAATATACCTTGTATCCTGAATCCTTTCCAGCCATTATCACATTCAACTGCATTTTCAGGTACTAATTTTGTACTGCACACTAATGATAATTCTTCATCTGTCTTACTAATAAAATAAAATTTATCTGAATAATCTATTTGTGATAAATCTTCAACTTTACATATTGAAAAATTTTGATTTATTATCTTTATCTCAATCATATTAACATCCCTTCCAAATTACTATAATATTACAATTTTATCTTTTACTAAATTATAACATACTTACAAATATCAAACTTTACTTTATTGCACTAAAAAATAAAGTGTATCCATCTTAAATTCTCAATGGCTACACTTTATTTTTGTATTGCGACACAAAAATACCACATAATTCACTTTGAATAATGCAGTATTTTTGCAAATTGTTCGTTTTTCAGTTGTTGCGTAAAATAAGAAGATTGCGATATAAATCAATTTCGTATTATACTTATTCGCTACAATAACTGTCTGAAAAATTTGGTATTTCATCAATTGAGTGAAGTTTTGATTTTTTTGACATTTCATCAATTAAAATTTCCTGTGAGCCTTGATTTACAGCTAATAATGAATCATAGGCAACAGAATATGGTGATAACTTTTTTCCTTGGAAACTTGCCATCATGTCTGTGTCAATAAATCCGGCATGAATAGCTGATACTTGAACACCTTTGCTATTTAGGGCTAATCTCATGTCATTTGTCAACGAAAGCGCTGCTGCCTTTGATATACTGTATGCCAGATTCCCGTGTCCATTTAACCAGCACCCTGCAGAAAGAACATTTACAATAGCACCCCCACCATTTTTAATGATTATTGGGGCTATAAATTTGGACATAGTCGATATACCTATCAAATTTGTATTTAAAACATCCTTTACAATTTCGATTGAATCATCATCAAGCAAGGTAGTTTTTTTATGAATACCTGCATTATTTATCAACATATTAATATCAAGAAGTTCATTTGAAACATTCTCAACATCTTTTTGATTTGTAATATCAAGCTTTATAGGAATAACGCCATGTAATTTTATTGTTTCAGGATTTCGTGCAGCAGCATATACTTTTTTTGCTCCCATTTCTAAAAGTACTTGAGTAAATTCAAACCCCAATCCTCTATTTGCACCAGTTACCAAAACAGTTGAATCTTTAATTTTCATAACTAAACACACTCCATTTAATTTTATAGCAATAATAAATGTTAGAATTTATAGAGTACCCAAGATGTAAATAATTTTAGTTCTCACTTTATAAACCTTGAATTATACATATAGATTATTCCTTAACTATTGAATATAATTTCATATCAAGAACAACTCTATTTTTCACTGCATTTTTCCGCAAAGTACCTTCATACAAAAATCCTGACTTTTCAAGTACACGACATGACCCAATATTGCAAGAGAAAGGTTCCGCAAAAATTCTGATAATATCAGTATTTTCAAAAATATATTTACATACTTGTTTTACTGCACTTGTTCCAATTCCTTTTCCCCAATATGCCTCTCCAATGTAGTAACCCATTTCCGCTGTTTTAAAGTGGATGTTGTCTTTTCGAAACACACCAATACTTCCTACTACCTTATTATTAATAGTAATTGCAAAAACATAAGTTGTATTTTTATCAGCATTAAGCATTGCTGAAATAAAATTTTTTGCATCATTTTCTGTGTATGGATATGGCCGCCCACCTTTCAAATCACTATTTATAATGTTTAACCTTAAATTCGAATTTTAAGTCATAATATTTTACTTATAATTTCCACCAAAAAGTTTCTCCTTCTTTATATTTTTTAAATCCACAACGCTCTAAAATTTTTTGTGACGCCAAATTTTCTAAATAAGTTTCAGCAATTACACTTTTAATATCATTTTGCTTTAATGCCCACTCACACATTGCATTTACAGCTTCTGTCATATAGCCATTATGTTCAAACTCTTTTCCTAAGCCATACCCAATCTCAACTTCGCCATTTTTGTTAGGAATATCTTTGAAATCTGCTGAACCTACTACAACCCTATCATCCTTGCGAATTAATAGAAAAAAGCTATGCCATAAATAATTATTAAGGTCTTTTTGGATTATTTTATACTGTTTCTTTACTATCTCAAGAAAAGCTCCTTCCATTGATTCTGCCTTATAAAAACAATCTAACTCTTTTTCAAGTTCACTAATATCTTCAATCCATAGTTTTAATTGATTAGGTGTTAATAGAATAAGTTCCAAGCGTTCAGTTTGTATTATCATTTTGTTACCTCCGTTAGTTAAAATTTTTCTGAAAATCTTCTTCTACATGTCTCTATATCTATTGTTCAATAGCTCAAATACCATCTATCAAACCACTTCTATAGCAAAACTGCATTTGGATAAATCAGCTTCATTAAAGTATCAGGATAATAGATAGCAAAGAACAATTCTACATTACCGTTCACAGGTGTACCAGCCATTCTCAGACCATAATAGTATAGTGCCATAGCTGAGACGAATGCATTGAGCACTATGAATATTACAATGCACCACGTAAGTACCTCCCCTAACACTCGTGGAATTTTACCAATATATTTACTTACGAATGGATAAATCGCCTTCAACCATACAATGGCAAGCAATCCCCAAAACAGACAGTAAAGCAGATTCACCCTACCATCCAGATTAAAAGGCATACCACTATAATCCCAAAAACGTGTACCCAATACCTTTTCTGTAAACACACTGCATGAATATTCATAGGTACCACCTAGAAAGAAGCCCCCCAGAAATATGTATATGTCATTTTTATCAATCAATCTATGAAGCATTACTGTGGCAATAATTCCACCCAGTCCCCAAACCACACTGAAAGGTCCATATATTAGACTACTGCGACTCATCAACTTACCAGACTTTACCCAGACAAATGCGGTTTCAATCAAATCCCCTGCTAGTGCACTGATAAAAAACATCCATACCAGTTTTTCAAAACAAATGCTTTCCGCAAATTTTTTTTGATCTAGAGCTTTAACATCAATGAGCTCCAATTGGGCATTCTCCAGCTCAGGGAAAGCCTTGTAAATTCGCTTTTGCAACCTTGCAAAAAAACGTTGTCCCATAATCTTCTTTGTATTACTCAAACGTTCTGTTACCTTTAGTTCTAATCTGCTTTGTTTACGAATATGGAATGCTGCCACGAATGAGGCAACAACATCAACCATCAGTAAACCAAAGAGTATCCATAGAATAATGCAGAATAACAAATGTGGAATCATCTGGCTTACCATATAGACCAATGGTTGCAGCAGGGAAATAACAAGCACGGAAACTCCACTATATGCAAAGGCAAAAGCAATGTAGAACCTTGGACTATCATAATTCCACAGGCGTCTGCCGATTATCCGTCTCAGTAACCCTCCAGCAATATACTCCACCACAGTGGCCAGAACGGCATTCCCGACAAGCAATGCAAAAGGATTGGCATTCGCCGCCTCTAAAAATTGCAGACTAAGTATAATACTTAAACCATAGATCGGGCACAGTGGCCCATTTAGCATCCCCCGATTAACAAAATCACCTTTTCGTAAGCTCGCAATTAAGACTTCTACTACCCATCCTAAAAAAGAATAAAGCAGAAAAAAAGCAAAAAGCTCATATTTCGTATAATGCATATTCTCTTTCCCCTCTATAATTCATAATTTTTAAACATTATAATAAATGTATAGGTAATTGTCCAAGATGTTTTAGGATCTTAACAGTATTCATTTATCTTTCATCTTCATTATGAAATTTTATTGTTTTCCAAACAACTTTATTACATTTGCTGCATTATTCAATAAAAAGTTTTTTGCCTTTCTTTGATATATCATTAATATAGACATCCCACCAAAGCAAGGATAACATTTTAAACACTTTAAGTATACTACCGTACTATTCAATTTTCAAAGACCATTTTTCATATTATTTTTTTATAGTTATGTCACAAAATTTTCATAAAGTTTATCTTCTAAAAATTCTCAATGCATAAACATAATCTTTGAATCGCAAAGTAAAAATGCCATAAAACTCATTTCTGAATATTATGGCATTAACTTTAAATTTTTAATAGTTGTGAATATTAATAAAAACTATATGACTTATCTTATATTTAACTGTTTTACTGGCCTTGAAAAACCTATTTATTTACTATTTACTTACGTACTGGTCTTATATACTTGAAAAACCGTTCTGGATTAAAATAAAAGTAAATCATTCTACCTGGGGAAGTATCAAAGCAGTAACCAGTACCTTCAAAATCAAAAGTTGCCATTGCTTTTTCAATCTTTTCCTCCACACTACGATTTTCTTGCTCATAATCGAATGGTCCATGCTCAAAAACAATATACTCAGCTTCAGGAACATCAATCATAAGCATTTGTGGTGGTACTTCACCTTTATAATCAAAAGGAAGACGTACACCATAACACTCTGTTCGTGGAAAACCCCAATCACAAAGCCTACCGTCCGGGTCATTAATATACGCCATAATCTGGCCGCTGCCGCTGTTACACTCACTCCCACCGTCATCATCTAATTTCCCCTTAATACTATCCAGTAAGCCGCAAATTGTTTCACAGTCTTGCCCTGGAATAAGACTCTGCTTTTGCCAAAAATCCCAATATCCATTGCTCTCATAGTTTTTAATGTGCAAAAATTTGTGTGCAGGAATAGTTACAAAATAAATTTTAATATCATCTGTAGATTTCATCATACCAATCTCTCCCAATCCTAAAAAGTAACGGTCGAAAGGGTTTATTTTTGTACGAAGAACAACAGGCTTAGGCTTTTTTCGGTATTCACTTGGAGTTACACCATATGTTCCCTTGAAAGCTCTAGTAAAAGCTTCATGTGATGAAAAACCGTAATCAAAAGCAATATCCAAAATGCTTTTTTCACTATCTCGAACTTCTTTTAATGCAAAGGCTAACTTTCTATGACGCAGATAGTCCCTAAATTGCATACTCGATATTTCTCTAAATTTTCTCGTTGTATGAAATTCAGAATAACCCAGCCTGCGGGAAAGAAATCGTAGTGTTAAAGCTTCATCATTATAATTTTTAATACACTTGTCAATTTCATCAACGATTATTTGAATTTGCTTCTGCCACTGATACATTCATCTGTTCACCTCATTTCAACCGTCCTACATTTATTATAAAAAAATAGAAAGATTAATACTTGATTTTACTTGCTGTTATTTCATTTTTCTCTTTTAAGTTATACCTCTTTGCTCTGACCTATAAAATTTATAAACAACTTGATAAAATTGAGATTTATCTATATTAACTTTATACTCATCATCTTACAAAAACTAATAAATTAACTTCTTTTATTAATTTCCTCTGTTATTAACTCTTTTGAAATATACATGGCAGTTATTATTTTATTAAATCGAGTGTGATGAGAGGTACCTTCCGCGAATTTTGCCTGCCCTTTTTCACATTTACTGATAACTGAAGTTACAGGGTTTAGGGAGTCTATCAATTCCTCTCTTGTATATTTATCCATAATATCTTCATTTGATACTAATGCTTTTGAAACATATAGAGCTTTTATCCTATTCTTAAGCAATGTGTGCTGAGATGTACCCTTTGCAAATTTGGGCTGCATTTTTTCACAATTAGAGATAGTTGAAGATATAACTTGTAACGCTTTGTCCAACTCTTCTCTTGTATATTTTCCCATAGTATTTCACCTCAATTTTTATATGTACCAATATTATAATGGAAAGGTTTTACAATATCAGCATTTTCTAAAATATATTTATAACGTTCAACCTTAAATTGAAATTTATCTGCCTAAAGCATTCTCCTGTACATTATCCCCAATTAACTGCTTTGAAAACTTAAAATGAAAGTTATGCATGCCTTCTCTAATATAAAAACGATGTGTATCCTTACGAAGTTGATTGCAGTCCACTTCGATTTGTGAACAGCCGTTATCTTTTGCAATCTGAAAGCTTTGAGAAAGCATTTCTTTTCCGATGCCAATGTTTCTATATTTATCAGAAACAGCAAATTCAAGAATTTCAGTTATCTTCTCTGCGTGATGCAGTTGATCTTCAAATCTCAGGTTCAACGCACCAATTACTATACCATCATGTTCACAGACAAGACAATAATAATGGAAGTCATTAACTTGATTATGATAGATTTTTTTAAACTTATCAAATGGAAGTTTCTTATTTTCCATGTCACATATTAAATCATAAACGGCTTTACAATCCTCTAAAGTACTTTTTCTATAAACCATAAAATCACCTCTGTTTGATATCTAGTGTAGTATCCTCTACACTTATTGATTTTACTTAATTTATACATATAATCAATATAGCCTATAACTTTTCATATAATTTTCAGCTCTTAATCAATCTTCTTAAAAATTACTGTCTGTTCTTTAAGAGAAATCTTTCCAACTTGATACCCATATTGAGTTAACTCCTTTTTGTAATTCAAAAAAGAATGATCTATCTTAATTCCCAAAATATTATGTATTTCATCAAAAGATAACTTTATTAATGGGCTATCATTCTTTTGGACATATTCCCACAAAGCATTATATTTACTCATAACTCTTTCTCCTTATAAAATTTATTCTCCCAGTTCTTTTTTTAAATCTGCTATATAAAGTGATTGTTGTCTTTTTAGATATAATCCTACAAACAAATTCATTATAGGATTATTAACTGATATTTCTTC harbors:
- a CDS encoding DUF5104 domain-containing protein, coding for MNIKKIILFITIMVLSLVLVSCNSAKSMMHARENELNASNDNKIADTHFNKIMEALKNEDKEGLKKIFSPNALKEAKDIDGGIDYIMKFYKGNIKSKDVAHEVSEENEHGKKTKEIKVSYTVTTDKGTYIVFFIDKLVDTKKPDNIGLYMLQIIKESDKEKEFDGGGDKTRCAGIYRPDTLK
- a CDS encoding GNAT family N-acetyltransferase gives rise to the protein MLNADKNTTYVFAITINNKVVGSIGVFRKDNIHFKTAEMGYYIGEAYWGKGIGTSAVKQVCKYIFENTDIIRIFAEPFSCNIGSCRVLEKSGFLYEGTLRKNAVKNRVVLDMKLYSIVKE
- a CDS encoding DUF4474 domain-containing protein, which gives rise to MNINEKLQIYEGEQMDFSLDIGELTNTISQYEKVIRDLEEQKENINKAIKELTDLGWSGEAKDKFIENHIKKQEFYTNLIEKMKYTKNALENEEKPRAIQLKKRCEDFENCIKRSAGGAALTNDDTGVISLQYGGQFLINNNVSECTDNYYRQMNFKFVEILNLANSLRFTTFPIGGDVESAQNSLKNQTMSLTEFDNSFNAYCNGVRDMEENICSVFSKISGITEGISQIRGMSIISENGQVDKNKVMQLMLKNPADLTTEEKEILEYAKIVLGDDYNRLKEINGEHLEWNDEIMKYIKSTPIYQWFTKETQEGELHMLFDIGGFDRDENGVYHAKQDALQQYGGYNDIYDDIFDLACSMKKKKFDFSTGNQTYIIWLWKGDYLNLGAGAEIGIYYDGGPQWLCDTQDKMPMTISLEDKKGNRVYDWKPKNDNWWCTGFNPKYQNEEASNLTVHGSIDFSKHLDLWNAFYKKYNGWSSWTFDTEHHIAKLKW
- a CDS encoding helix-turn-helix domain-containing protein, with amino-acid sequence MENWEKINAVYRMQIYIENHITESITLCMLANAAGYSPWHSTRIFKELTGKTPFEYIRALRLSRAAVKLRDENVKIIDVALDFVFGSHEGFTRAFSKQFAMTPRYYCKNTPPLKLFMPSHIRDYYLMLQKGEDNMSKSSNVKTVFVQVVDRPARKLILKRGIKATHYFEYCEEVGCDVWGVLSSIKEAIYEPIGMWMPENLLKSGTSVYTQGVEVPSNYAGEVPEGFDLIDLQPCKMMVFQGQPYDDEKFDEEIKELWDIMKNYNPELYGFRWADEDGPRFQLAPVGYRGYIEARPVKQLNIK
- a CDS encoding 2-oxo acid dehydrogenase subunit E2, whose translation is MQSEMTQRDIMFRHFQMHKFKSESMVPTVAMTVNINTTQLTELKSRVNKINGHISRITITHIITKAVADTLVRYPILYSFFDGKNIIENPEIVLNIPVDTENHVEYIVIHSPELKSIMDISIDFRDELKDIRNGHGKFMSFLQQMSMDQSHSSADSPIEFLRQHYGNFVISNFGSLNIDSGSLALAQPMISGLCIGSITPIVRRKSNQWIEIMNLPITISFDHRAIDGAYVGKFLNEVKQLLENPDRIFNFPV
- a CDS encoding LysR family transcriptional regulator; amino-acid sequence: MELLQLKYFQVAAKIQNFSQAAEKLNISQPSLSMTISHLEDELNVKLFDRKGRNVELNKVGLAFLDRVNRVFCELESAKNEIMDITGKQSNHISLVTTNPRLLSGVLKRYLMLHSNVVINQRCEIYKTAERQLQSGEIDFCLTVPAIEGANIECKILKEDEVVLVVPNSHRFSGRQSIRLNEVAEDPFITLVHNYSFRAITDSICQSAGFSPKIAFEVDDILMEEMLELERGIALLPLYLIKRPHLGTRNLSMLKIEEPDTHISIGLSWLKSKYLSQSSRCFRDYLIENYNNYLL
- a CDS encoding SDR family NAD(P)-dependent oxidoreductase, which gives rise to MKIKDSTVLVTGANRGLGFEFTQVLLEMGAKKVYAAARNPETIKLHGVIPIKLDITNQKDVENVSNELLDINMLINNAGIHKKTTLLDDDSIEIVKDVLNTNLIGISTMSKFIAPIIIKNGGGAIVNVLSAGCWLNGHGNLAYSISKAAALSLTNDMRLALNSKGVQVSAIHAGFIDTDMMASFQGKKLSPYSVAYDSLLAVNQGSQEILIDEMSKKSKLHSIDEIPNFSDSYCSE
- a CDS encoding GrpB family protein, producing the protein MEKELSEMTLEELWELFPIILKEHNTDYKDWYGIEKQRLLNCIDKKNILRINHIGSTAVKGLIAKPTVDILLEINTETDIEQLKNILLHNGWLLMSSGNKPFMKMSFNKGYTKQGFAEKVYHLHVRYYGNWNELYFRDYLIEHKEVAKEYEKLKLGLIERYEHDRDGYTDAKSDFILKYTQKSKEEYADKYNPIKYLKR
- a CDS encoding ACT domain-containing protein, producing MEIKIINQNFSICKVEDLSQIDYSDKFYFISKTDEELSLVCSTKLVPENAVECDNGWKGFRIQGILDFSLIGILSKIATLLAKNKIGIFTVSTYNTDYIFTKEENFEKAIKVLENNEYKVS